In Populus alba chromosome 1, ASM523922v2, whole genome shotgun sequence, a single window of DNA contains:
- the LOC118058150 gene encoding protein SIEVE ELEMENT OCCLUSION B-like, translated as MESGLPLIRHPAQGFNASQQLIRSDRGSMLTMSDDNVMMKQIVGTHAPDGREVDVKPLLHLVEDILKRATQQIDTSLTTSQAHAEMEDKTHQVNFVSMLDALSYTIDRISCEIAYKALGGTDAHATTVSLFNMLTSYSWDAKLVLTLSAFALNYGEFWLLAQIYSSNQLAKSMAILRQLPSIMEHSGPLKPRFDAINNLIKVMMDVARCVVEFKDLPPAYISNEVPALSTAMAHIPTAVYWTMRSVVACAAQITSLTTMGHEFSMSTNVAWELSTLAHKLSNILDHLRKQLDTCYQYIDEKRNVESFQMLKNLFEMIHIDNMKVLKALIYAKDDIQPLIDGSSKKRVHLDVLRRKNVLLLISALDMSNDELSILEQIYNESRHQGARLNSQYEVVWVPIVDRSVQWSDPMKGKFESMQSSMPWFTVYHPSLIEKAVIRFIKEVWHFRNKPILVVLDPQGKVVCPNALHMMWIWGSNAFPFTSLREESLWKDETWRLELLVDGIDPEILNWIKEGKYIFLYGGDDEEWARKFTNTARAVAQAARIPLEMVYVGKSSKREKIRRVIATITVEKLSYVWQDLTMIWFFWTRLESMLYSKIQLGKLDDHDPMMQEIKKLLSYDREGGWAVLSNGSNVVANGHKTTALQTLLEYDLWKEQVPVKGFDLAFRDHQGRIHDISRPCCRFDFPMTTGRIPGTMKCPECNRTMEKFSTFLCCHDEVIPDELFK; from the exons ATGGAATCAGGCCTTCCCCTCATCAGGCACCCTGCCCAAGGGTTTAATGCGAGCCAGCAACTGATCAGGAGTGACCGCGGCAGCATGCTAACAATGTCTGATGACAATGTGATGATGAAACAAATTGTAGGAACTCATGCTCCTGATGGCCGAGAGGTTGATGTCAAACCTCTTCTCCACCTTGTTGAAGACATCCTCAAACGTGCCACCCAGCAAATCGATACCTCTCTGACG ACTTCCCAAGCCCATGCTGAAATGGAGGACAAGACTCACCAAGTCAATTTTGTTTCCATGCTCGATGCACTGTCGTATACAATAGACAGAATTTCCTGCGAG ATTGCCTACAAGGCACTGGGCGGGACAGATGCCCACGCAACAACTGTCTCACTTTTCAACATGCTAACAAGCTATTCCTGGGATGCCAAGCTTGTGCTCACCTTGTCAGCTTTTGCTTTGAATTATGGAGAATTCTGGCTGCTTGCCCAGATTTACTCATCAAACCAACTTGCCAAATCCATGGCAATCCTCAGGCAACTGCCTAGCATCATGGAGCACTCAGGGCCCTTGAAGCCTCGCTTCGATGCCATTAACAATCTGATCAAGGTCATGATGGACGTGGCAAGGTGCGTGGTTGAGTTCAAGGATCTACCGCCAGCTTACATTTCTAATGAAGTACCAGCATTGTCCACAGCAATGGCCCATATCCCTACTGCTGTCTACTGGACCATGAGGAGTGTTGTGGCTTGTGCGGCTCAGATTACTAGCCTCACTACCATGGGACATGA GTTTTCTATGTCAACCAATGTGGCATGGGAGCTATCCACCTTGGCTCACAAACTCAGCAACATACTTGACCATCTCAGGAAGCAATTGGATACTTGCTACCAATACATAG ATGAAAAGAGGAACGTCGAATCCTTTCAAATGCTAAAGAATCTCTTTGAAATGATCCACATTGACAACATGAAGGTCCTAAAGGCCCTGATTTATGCCAAGGATGATATCCAGCCACTTATAGATGGTTCTTCCAAGAAAAGA GTCCATCTTGATGTGCTTAGAAGGAAAAATGTGCTTTTGCTCATTTCTGCCCTCGACATGTCAAACGATGAGCTTTCAATTCTTGAACAGATATACAATGAATCCAGGCATCAAGGAGCTAGGCTCAATAGTCAGTATGAGGTGGTCTGGGTCCCAATTGTGGACCGTTCAGTCCAGTGGAGTGATCCAATGAAGGGGAAATTTGAAAGCATGCAGTCTTCAATGCCATGGTTCACAGTGTACCACCCTTCACTGATTGAGAAGGCAGTCATTAGGTTCATCAAGGAGGTGTGGCACTTCCGGAACAAGCCTATTCTTGTGGTGCTTGACCCTCAAGGCAAGGTGGTTTGCCCAAATGCACTCCACATGATGTGGATTTGGGGAAGCAATGCCTTCCCTTTCACTAGCTTGAGAGAGGAATCTCTCTGGAAGGATGAGACATGGAGGCTTGAGCTTCTAGTGGATGGCATTGACCCAGAGATTCTTAATTGG ATCAAGGAAGGAAAGTACATTTTCTTGTACGGAGGAGACGACGAGGAATGGGCGAGAAAGTTCACAAACACCGCACGTGCTGTGGCGCAGGCAGCCCGCATTCCCCTGGAGATGGTTTATGTGGGGAAGAGCAGCAAAAGGGAGAAAATCCGGCGAGTCATAGCGACAATCACCGTGGAGAAGCTCAGTTACGTCTGGCAAGACCTTACAATGATATGGTTCTTTTGGACCAGGCTAGAGAGCATGCTGTACTCCAAGATTCAGTTAGGCAAGCTTGATGACCATGATCCTATGATGCAAGAAATCAAGAAGTTGCTTAGCTACGACAGAGAAGGTGGATGGGCTGTGCTTAGCAATGGGTCTAATGTTGTGGCCAATGGTCACAAGACCACAGCTTTGCAAACATTGCTTGAGTATGACTTGTGGAAGGAACAAGTGCCTGTCAAGGGCTTTGATTTGGCCTTCCGTGATCACCAAGGCAGGATCCATGACATTTCTCGTCCTTGCTGCCGCTTCGATTTCCCAATGACTACGGGTAGGATCCCTGGGACCATGAAATGCCCAGAGTGCAACCGCACCATGGAGAAATTCTCCACTTTCCTTTGCTGCCATGATGAGGTCATTCCAGACGAGCTCTTCAAGTAA